From Epinephelus lanceolatus isolate andai-2023 chromosome 2, ASM4190304v1, whole genome shotgun sequence, one genomic window encodes:
- the LOC144459364 gene encoding uncharacterized protein LOC144459364: MEYFDLGSHGKLFAHWTDASKALLRGEVPPVFRLMKRKVDDITEEEEQQAEVSVRPADVDTPVEGDSVEDRILHDCRHAAEWVEANKRLFSAKVDLPDVL; encoded by the exons ATGGAATATTTTGACCTTGGAAG CCATGGAAAGCTGTTTGCCCACTGGACAGATGCATCAAAAGCTCTCCTGCGAGGTGAGGTGCCACCAGTGTTTAGGCTGATGAAAAGGAAGGTGGATGACATTACTGAG gaagaagagcagcaggctgaggtCTCAGTCAGACCTGCCGATGTGGACACACCAGTGGAAGGG GACTCAGTTGAAGATCGCATTCTTCATGATTGCAGACATGCAGCAGAGTGGGTTGAGGCCAACAAGCGACTGTTCTCTGCCAAAGTGGACCTGCCTGATGTTCTGTGA